A DNA window from Drosophila sechellia strain sech25 chromosome X, ASM438219v1, whole genome shotgun sequence contains the following coding sequences:
- the LOC6615116 gene encoding uncharacterized protein LOC6615116 → MSQRNFKMSNPNNETDSYFLRNFPHLVQPQIPRGFNQGMSNQSTQTKTSPCKTANKSTQTEPVNDDNVQASVIAVLAGLDSILDLQLRSRSPSPEEHQRLNEMLTGDNCDLLREVLESRKRALPVDDLTGLLTTILERNPDGKPLPKRQKLECPQGRH, encoded by the exons ATGTCACAACGGAACTTCAAGATGTCGAATCCGAACAACGAAACCGATTCCTATTTTCTCCGGAATTTCCCGCATTTGGTGCAGCCTCAGATTCCGCGTGGATTTAATCAGGGGATGAGCAATCAGTCTACCCAGACTAAGACTTCGCCATGCAAGACAGCGAATAAGTCTACCCAGACGGAACCTGTCAATGATGACAACGTGCAAGCTAGCGTGATCGCAGTGCTGGCAGGATTGGACTCGATCTTGGACTTGCAGCTGCGTAGCAGAAGTCCTTCGCCCGAAGAGCACCAGCGCCTAAATGAGATGTTGACCGGCGACAACTGCGATTTGCTGCGCGA AGTACTGGAGTCAAGGAAGCGAGCGCTTCCCGTGGACGACCTAACTGGGCTTCTAACTACGATACTAGAGCGAAATCCAGATGGGAAACCGCTGCCTAAGCGGCAGAAGCTGGAGTGTCCTCAGGGCAG ACACTAA
- the LOC6615117 gene encoding RNA-binding protein pno1 has translation MEAENIRADAFEPAKRATKRGASGGGQQDVEMQVDEATGIEGQVLGSARASAPPKAKRARSELRKVSVPPHRYASLKTHWMQIFTPVVEHMKLQIRFNMKARQVELRVGPETPDIANLQRGADFVRAFLCGFEVDDALALLRLEDLFVESFEIKDVKTLRGDHQSRAIGRLAGKGGRTKFTIENVTKTRIVLADSKIHILGSYQNIQLARRAVCNLILGSPPSKVYSNLRSVASRLSERM, from the coding sequence ATGGAGGCAGAGAACATCAGGGCAGACGCATTCGAGCCGGCGAAGAGGGCCACTAAGCGCGGAGCCAGCGGAGGCGGGCAGCAGGACGTGGAGATGCAGGTGGACGAGGCGACCGGCATTGAGGGCCAGGTGCTGGGATCTGCGCGAGCATCGGCGCCGCCCAAGGCGAAGCGGGCCAGGAGCGAGCTGCGCAAGGTGTCCGTGCCGCCACACAGGTACGCCTCGCTCAAGACTCACTGGATGCAGATCTTTACGCCCGTGGTGGAGCACATGAAGTTGCAAATCCGCTTCAACATGAAGGCGCGCCAGGTGGAGCTGCGTGTGGGCCCCGAGACGCCGGACATAGCCAACCTGCAGCGCGGCGCCGACTTCGTGCGCGCCTTCCTCTGCGGCTTCGAAGTGGACGACGCCCTGGCTCTGCTGCGTCTGGAGGATCTGTTCGTCGAGTCGTTCGAAATCAAGGACGTGAAGACGCTGCGCGGCGACCATCAGTCGCGCGCCATCGGCCGCCTCGCCGGCAAGGGTGGCCGCACCAAGTTCACCATCGAGAACGTGACCAAGACCCGCATCGTGCTAGCCGACAGCAAGATCCACATCCTGGGCAGCTACCAGAACATTCAGCTGGCGCGCCGAGCCGTCTGCAACCTGATCCTCGGCTCGCCGCCCAGCAAGGTGTACAGCAACCTGCGGTCAGTCGCCTCGCGCCTCTCGGAGCGCATGTGA